A region of Candidatus Methylomirabilota bacterium DNA encodes the following proteins:
- a CDS encoding LLM class flavin-dependent oxidoreductase, translated as MRFGWLTLAHSPSPEGDHAAIGEQLEQACLAETVGFDSVWLTEHNFTGEAVYCDPIPFASALAARTSRVRIGFAVIQLALRHPVRLAVQLALLDNLSRGRLDVGVGRGSLYNEYEFVGYGLRSDDSRERSAEALEVLTRAWTEEPFVYQGKFFQMSLPALRPRVYQRPHPPIWRSVVTEASFEECGRLGVPILTSRIPLESIGARLKLYENGLVAGGHPEPLRDRRRREVAVWRHVYVAPSQAQAEDELAETLGHTRRHMLHARAAHNPDDYRVDPAVVNPFNDPRVSEDEAVRFSLATGALCGTPARVTEQMAALRDAGVGHVLAQMSFGYLGHERILASMRRFGETVMPAFRD; from the coding sequence ATGCGCTTCGGCTGGCTCACGCTGGCGCATTCACCGTCGCCCGAGGGCGACCACGCCGCGATCGGCGAGCAGCTCGAGCAGGCCTGCCTGGCCGAGACGGTGGGCTTCGACTCGGTCTGGCTCACCGAGCACAACTTCACCGGCGAGGCGGTGTACTGCGATCCGATCCCGTTCGCGAGCGCGCTCGCCGCGCGCACCAGCCGCGTGCGCATCGGCTTCGCGGTGATCCAGCTCGCGCTGCGACACCCGGTGCGGCTCGCCGTCCAGCTCGCCCTGCTCGACAATCTGAGCCGCGGCCGGCTCGACGTGGGAGTGGGTCGTGGCAGCCTCTACAACGAGTACGAGTTCGTGGGCTACGGCCTGCGCAGCGACGACAGCCGTGAGCGCAGCGCCGAGGCCCTCGAGGTCCTGACCCGCGCGTGGACCGAAGAGCCGTTCGTCTACCAGGGCAAGTTCTTCCAAATGAGCCTGCCCGCGCTGCGGCCGCGGGTCTACCAGCGCCCGCATCCGCCGATCTGGCGCAGCGTGGTGACGGAGGCCTCGTTCGAGGAGTGCGGGCGCCTGGGGGTGCCCATCCTGACCTCGCGGATCCCGCTCGAATCGATCGGCGCGCGCCTGAAGCTCTACGAGAACGGCCTCGTGGCGGGCGGGCACCCCGAGCCGCTGCGCGACCGCCGCCGCCGCGAGGTGGCGGTGTGGCGGCACGTCTACGTGGCGCCGAGCCAGGCGCAGGCCGAGGACGAGCTGGCCGAGACGCTCGGGCACACCCGCCGGCACATGCTGCACGCGCGCGCCGCCCACAACCCGGACGACTACCGGGTGGACCCCGCGGTGGTGAACCCGTTCAACGACCCGCGCGTGTCGGAGGACGAGGCGGTCCGGTTCTCGCTGGCCACCGGCGCGCTCTGCGGCACTCCCGCGCGCGTGACCGAGCAGATGGCCGCGCTCCGCGACGCGGGCGTGGGCCACGTGCTGGCCCAGATGAGCTTTGGCTACCTGGGACACGAGCGGATCCTCGCCTCGATGCGGCGCTTCGGCGAGACGGTGATGCCCGCGTTCCGCGACTAG
- a CDS encoding extracellular solute-binding protein: MSDHEPTSITRRHLLKTGALLAAAPLLGSTRPAAAQAPAKSTKVLDFHTGADVAKAEQEGEVVYYGHDGEAGIGALLEGFRKDFPKIKTSYVRLQTGALYAKITAERSANRFGVDVLQLSDISPAIDFQKKGGYEPYVSPEHAAYKPAYQSTPGGFFTWAGVTFAGIGYNRGKVKPEQAPKAWKDILSPTYKDGISAKLSTSGMQHMQWYTLRRLYGADFWQEFAKQKPKGFDSRAQLFDRLAKGDDRVCALAEYAGYTLFKEKGAEIEFVAPADGLPATPALIGVVTRAPHPEAAKLFVDWALSNRGQAVYQTQTILLYGSVRSDAPPMATGKKLSDFKLLFPSDWTDFQASHSAFVKEWNALMGL, from the coding sequence ATGTCCGATCACGAGCCCACTTCGATCACCCGGCGTCATCTTCTCAAAACCGGCGCGCTGCTGGCCGCCGCGCCGCTCCTGGGCTCCACCCGGCCGGCCGCGGCGCAGGCGCCCGCGAAGAGCACCAAGGTGCTCGACTTCCACACCGGCGCCGACGTGGCAAAGGCCGAGCAGGAAGGCGAGGTGGTCTACTACGGCCACGACGGCGAGGCCGGCATCGGCGCGCTGCTGGAGGGCTTCCGCAAGGACTTCCCCAAGATCAAGACGAGCTACGTGCGCCTGCAGACCGGCGCCCTCTACGCGAAGATCACCGCGGAGCGCTCGGCCAATCGCTTCGGGGTAGACGTGCTGCAGCTCTCCGACATCTCGCCCGCCATCGATTTTCAGAAGAAGGGCGGCTACGAGCCGTACGTGTCGCCCGAGCACGCGGCCTACAAGCCCGCCTACCAGAGCACCCCGGGCGGATTCTTCACGTGGGCCGGCGTCACCTTCGCGGGCATCGGCTACAACCGCGGCAAGGTCAAGCCGGAGCAGGCGCCCAAGGCCTGGAAGGACATCCTGAGCCCGACCTACAAGGACGGCATCAGCGCCAAGCTCTCCACCTCCGGGATGCAGCACATGCAGTGGTACACCCTGCGAAGGCTCTACGGGGCGGATTTCTGGCAGGAGTTCGCCAAGCAGAAGCCGAAGGGGTTCGACTCGCGCGCCCAGCTCTTCGATCGGCTCGCCAAGGGTGACGACCGGGTGTGCGCGCTCGCCGAGTACGCGGGCTACACGCTCTTCAAGGAGAAAGGCGCGGAGATCGAGTTCGTCGCGCCCGCCGACGGCCTGCCCGCGACGCCCGCCCTCATCGGCGTGGTCACCCGCGCGCCGCACCCGGAGGCGGCCAAGCTCTTCGTGGACTGGGCGCTCTCCAACCGCGGGCAGGCGGTGTACCAGACGCAGACCATCTTGCTGTACGGGTCGGTGCGCAGCGACGCGCCGCCGATGGCCACCGGCAAGAAGCTCTCCGACTTCAAGCTGCTCTTCCCGTCCGACTGGACCGATTTCCAGGCCAGCCACTCCGCCTTCGTGAAGGAGTGGAACGCCCTGATGGGTCTCTGA
- a CDS encoding ABC transporter ATP-binding protein: MSAPSPPAPARTASIEVRDLVVRYGQVVAVRGVTFQVAAGEHVTLLGPSGCGKTTTLRAIAGLEQPASGEIRIDGTPVFSSSPRIQVPPERRGLSMVFQSYAIWPHMTVFDNVAYGLRVRKMAEPAIAERVRWALDLVQLGSLGARSASKLSGGQQQRVALARAFVFQPAVLLFDEPLSNLDAKLRAEMRLEIKELQRRLGITSVYVTHDLEEALAISDRIIVMRDGVIEQIGTPSQIYDLPRNTFVADFVGSANLIRGRRRPDLETDGRIVLETPGGAIVHGTGHGRRVGDDALFSVRTVHLRLARERPAAAVNVWPATVRRRVFQGDFTQYHVEWDGRPLVARQVTTDPVDEGDAVYLIVDPRHCVLLED, from the coding sequence ATGAGCGCGCCGTCGCCGCCCGCCCCGGCCCGCACCGCGTCGATCGAGGTGCGCGACCTGGTGGTCCGCTACGGCCAGGTGGTGGCGGTGCGCGGCGTCACCTTTCAGGTCGCGGCGGGCGAGCACGTGACGCTGCTGGGCCCGTCGGGCTGCGGCAAGACCACCACCCTGCGCGCCATCGCCGGCCTCGAGCAGCCCGCCTCCGGCGAGATCCGGATCGACGGCACGCCGGTGTTCTCCTCATCGCCGCGGATCCAGGTGCCGCCGGAGCGGCGCGGCCTCTCGATGGTGTTCCAGTCGTACGCGATCTGGCCCCACATGACCGTGTTCGACAACGTGGCCTACGGCCTGCGGGTCCGCAAGATGGCGGAGCCCGCGATCGCGGAGCGGGTACGGTGGGCCCTCGACCTGGTCCAGCTGGGCTCGCTCGGCGCGCGCAGCGCCTCGAAGCTCTCGGGCGGACAGCAGCAGCGGGTGGCCCTGGCGCGCGCCTTCGTGTTCCAGCCCGCGGTGCTGCTCTTCGACGAGCCGCTCAGCAATCTCGACGCCAAGCTGCGCGCCGAGATGCGACTCGAGATCAAGGAGCTGCAGCGGCGCCTCGGCATCACCTCGGTCTACGTGACCCACGATCTCGAGGAGGCACTCGCCATCTCCGACCGGATCATCGTGATGCGCGACGGAGTGATCGAGCAGATCGGCACCCCGTCCCAGATCTACGACCTCCCCCGCAACACGTTCGTGGCCGACTTCGTGGGCTCGGCCAACCTGATCCGCGGTCGGCGGCGGCCGGACCTGGAGACGGACGGGCGGATCGTGCTGGAGACGCCGGGCGGCGCGATCGTGCACGGGACCGGGCACGGCCGCCGCGTCGGCGACGACGCCCTCTTCTCGGTCCGCACCGTGCACCTGCGCCTGGCTCGCGAGCGACCGGCCGCGGCGGTCAACGTGTGGCCGGCCACGGTGCGGCGCCGGGTGTTCCAGGGGGACTTCACGCAATATCACGTGGAGTGGGACGGCCGGCCGCTGGTGGCGCGCCAGGTCACCACCGACCCGGTGGACGAGGGCGACGCGGTCTATCTGATCGTCGATCCCCGCCACTGCGTGCTGCTGGAGGACTAG
- a CDS encoding DinB family protein, which translates to MVTAADFIRANLTRLHAGLDKVMADLTPDQLHTVPARPSRANTIAWGVWHYTRTEDNIVRWVIQDRKPPIWVEAGYGEKLGLPPAAQGTGMSTEEAQALRIKDVPLFREYMGRVWAGTDELIAGASPALLEKVVTVKPLGDMTVVQCLGQVGLTHGMTHLGEIELSRSLIGA; encoded by the coding sequence ATGGTCACCGCGGCCGACTTCATTCGCGCCAACCTCACGCGGCTCCACGCCGGCCTCGACAAAGTGATGGCCGATCTCACGCCGGACCAGCTGCACACGGTGCCGGCGCGCCCCTCCAGGGCCAACACCATCGCCTGGGGGGTCTGGCACTACACGCGCACCGAGGACAACATCGTGCGCTGGGTGATCCAGGACCGGAAGCCGCCGATCTGGGTGGAGGCCGGCTACGGCGAGAAGCTCGGCCTGCCCCCCGCCGCGCAGGGCACCGGCATGTCCACCGAGGAGGCGCAGGCGCTCCGGATCAAGGACGTGCCGCTCTTCCGCGAGTACATGGGTCGGGTGTGGGCGGGGACCGACGAGCTGATCGCGGGGGCCTCGCCCGCCCTCCTGGAGAAGGTCGTCACGGTCAAGCCGCTGGGCGACATGACGGTGGTGCAGTGCCTGGGACAGGTGGGCCTCACCCACGGCATGACCCATCTCGGCGAGATCGAGCTGAGCCGCAGCCTCATCGGCGCCTGA
- a CDS encoding iron ABC transporter permease has product MHDLGRARRFLPGPRLVSVLVGGAAAILVLYPIVFLVQASLSTGDPQARPPEAYGLDNFTDLPRYGHIFANTVIVAVAATAMAVALGFTMGWILSRTNVPGRGALEQLMALPYYVTPLMGALAWSLLGSPSGGFVNQLWRAVGGDGHLIDVTTPYGIAWVMALFEGSVAFVMIGAVMKSMDPSLEEASQVLGAGRLRTMLRITLPLVLPGVLGAAIFVFAEMLGSFSAALVLGLPSRFYVVTTAMYQLVSQYPPQFPRAAAMGVSLFAVMFAMVYVYRRIVRSGSYATITGKAFRPRAMDVGGLRWSLLAVSVVYLAIAVVLPVLTLLYASVQRLAIVFPRADNFTLANYRTALSLDAVRTALWDSLWLGLATASIGVLLMGFLAWMIYRSRLPGAGAIEYVVMFPQAVPRLVFAFGMLWAWLIFPIPIYGTLWLLLIAYLTVFLPLGLRTIAGVMLQIDRSLEESAQMCGASWGYRMRTVTMPLLRPGLIAAWLLLFIASVRELGASILLTGPKAKVITPTIVESWFSTSTELTAAMALLQTLAVAVALALLFTVARRAAQHPGE; this is encoded by the coding sequence GTGCACGATCTCGGCCGGGCCCGGCGATTCTTGCCGGGCCCGCGGCTCGTCAGCGTCCTGGTGGGGGGCGCCGCCGCGATCCTCGTCCTCTATCCGATCGTGTTCCTGGTCCAGGCCTCGCTCAGCACCGGCGATCCGCAGGCGCGACCGCCCGAAGCCTACGGGCTCGACAACTTCACGGATCTGCCGCGCTACGGTCACATCTTCGCCAACACCGTGATCGTGGCGGTGGCCGCGACCGCGATGGCCGTCGCGCTCGGCTTCACGATGGGCTGGATCCTCTCGCGCACCAACGTGCCCGGCCGGGGCGCGCTGGAGCAGCTCATGGCCCTGCCCTACTACGTGACGCCGCTGATGGGCGCGCTGGCGTGGAGCCTGCTCGGCTCGCCGAGCGGCGGCTTCGTGAACCAGCTCTGGCGGGCCGTGGGGGGCGACGGTCACCTGATCGACGTGACGACGCCGTACGGCATCGCGTGGGTGATGGCCCTGTTCGAGGGCTCGGTGGCCTTCGTGATGATCGGCGCGGTGATGAAGTCCATGGACCCTTCCCTCGAGGAGGCCTCACAGGTCCTGGGGGCGGGGCGGCTCCGCACCATGCTGCGCATCACCCTGCCGCTGGTCCTGCCCGGCGTGCTCGGCGCCGCCATCTTCGTGTTCGCCGAGATGCTCGGATCGTTCTCGGCGGCCCTGGTCCTGGGACTGCCGAGCCGCTTCTACGTGGTGACCACCGCGATGTACCAGCTGGTGTCGCAGTATCCGCCGCAGTTCCCGCGGGCCGCCGCGATGGGCGTCTCGCTCTTCGCGGTCATGTTCGCCATGGTGTACGTCTACCGGCGGATCGTCCGGTCCGGCAGCTACGCGACGATCACCGGCAAGGCGTTCCGCCCGCGCGCGATGGACGTGGGCGGACTGCGATGGTCCCTGCTCGCGGTGTCGGTGGTCTACCTCGCGATCGCGGTGGTCCTGCCCGTGCTCACCCTGCTCTACGCCTCGGTGCAGCGCCTCGCCATCGTGTTCCCGCGGGCGGACAACTTCACTCTCGCCAACTACCGCACCGCGCTCTCGCTCGACGCGGTGCGGACCGCGCTGTGGGACAGCCTGTGGCTGGGCCTCGCCACCGCGAGCATCGGCGTGCTGCTGATGGGCTTCCTGGCCTGGATGATCTACCGCTCGCGCCTGCCCGGCGCCGGCGCGATCGAGTACGTGGTGATGTTCCCCCAGGCGGTGCCGCGGCTCGTGTTCGCGTTCGGGATGCTGTGGGCGTGGCTGATCTTCCCGATCCCGATCTACGGCACCCTCTGGCTGCTTCTGATCGCCTACCTCACCGTGTTCCTGCCGCTCGGCCTGCGCACCATCGCGGGGGTGATGCTGCAGATCGACCGCTCGCTCGAGGAGTCGGCGCAGATGTGCGGGGCCTCCTGGGGCTACCGCATGCGCACGGTCACCATGCCCCTGCTGCGCCCCGGGCTGATCGCGGCGTGGCTGCTGCTCTTCATCGCGAGCGTGCGCGAGCTCGGCGCGTCGATCCTGCTGACCGGCCCGAAGGCCAAGGTGATCACGCCCACCATCGTGGAGTCGTGGTTCTCCACCAGCACCGAGCTGACCGCGGCGATGGCCCTGCTCCAGACCCTCGCGGTGGCGGTCGCCCTCGCGCTGCTCTTCACGGTGGCCCGGCGCGCCGCCCAGCATCCCGGCGAATGA
- a CDS encoding S9 family peptidase — MPAPRPMTPHDLTRVRFVSDPQISPDGTTVAFVVTTLSEERDEYLSAIWLVDVAGGEPRRFTAGPRRDTTPRWSPDGARLAFVSEREAKKKGQLYVMPARGGEPIRLTDLRHGVSAPQWSPDGARLAFVARVGGWSEPESEEEKAKSRPPRVITTLKYRFNGEGFTYDRRGHVFVVDGAGGEPRQITEGDHDHGDPVWSPDGRWIAFASARHDERDHDDVSDIWVVSAEGGAPRRLTGTAGPAVHPRFSPTGQAVAFLGRTIVNSFSKNLRLFTVPVTGGAPVCLTAALDRSCSPLGVAPAWSPDDRLTIAAEDQASLGLYRVNRVDGSITRIVEGERTVTGYSLSADGATLAFAASDPVTPAEIFVCAGDGRGERPLTDLNREWKREVALSRPERFRFERAGFTVDGFVMKPFGFAAGRRYPLLVNVHGGPHAQYGLSFFDEFQVQAGAGYAVLFTNPRGSQGYGETFTGAVVGDWGGGDSADVLAGLDAALARYDWIDPERLGLLGGSYGGFMTSWIVGHCTRFRAACSERAVNAQTSMFGTSDIGYVFNTVEMGGIRPWDDMAKYLERSPLSYARDITTPLLIIHSEDDLRCPIEQAEQLYVALKTLRREVVFVRFPDENHELSRSGRPRHRLERFRIILDWFAKYLPTT, encoded by the coding sequence ATGCCCGCCCCCCGGCCGATGACGCCGCACGATCTCACCCGCGTCCGGTTCGTGAGCGACCCGCAGATCTCGCCGGACGGGACGACGGTGGCCTTCGTGGTGACGACGCTGTCCGAGGAGCGGGACGAGTACCTCTCCGCGATCTGGCTGGTGGACGTGGCCGGCGGCGAGCCGCGGCGGTTCACCGCCGGCCCGCGGCGCGACACCACCCCCCGCTGGTCGCCCGACGGCGCGCGCCTGGCGTTCGTCTCCGAGCGCGAGGCCAAGAAGAAGGGCCAGCTCTACGTGATGCCGGCCCGCGGCGGCGAGCCGATTCGCCTCACCGACCTGCGCCACGGCGTGAGCGCGCCCCAGTGGTCACCCGACGGCGCCCGCCTGGCGTTCGTGGCGCGGGTGGGTGGGTGGTCGGAGCCCGAGTCCGAGGAGGAGAAGGCGAAGTCGCGGCCGCCGCGGGTCATCACCACGCTCAAGTACCGGTTCAACGGCGAGGGCTTCACCTATGACCGCCGCGGCCACGTCTTCGTGGTCGACGGGGCGGGGGGCGAGCCCCGCCAGATCACCGAGGGCGACCACGATCACGGCGATCCGGTCTGGTCCCCGGACGGACGGTGGATCGCGTTCGCGAGCGCCCGCCACGATGAGCGCGATCACGACGACGTCAGCGACATCTGGGTGGTGTCCGCGGAGGGAGGAGCACCCCGGCGCCTGACCGGGACGGCGGGGCCCGCGGTCCATCCGCGCTTCTCGCCGACCGGGCAGGCGGTGGCGTTTCTCGGCCGGACGATCGTCAACTCGTTCTCGAAGAACCTGCGGCTCTTCACCGTCCCGGTCACCGGCGGGGCGCCGGTCTGCTTGACCGCGGCGCTCGATCGCTCGTGCTCGCCCCTGGGCGTCGCGCCGGCCTGGAGCCCCGACGACCGCCTCACGATCGCGGCGGAGGATCAGGCCTCGCTCGGGCTCTATCGGGTGAATCGCGTCGACGGGTCCATTACCCGAATCGTCGAGGGCGAGCGCACCGTGACCGGCTACTCCCTGTCCGCCGACGGCGCCACGCTCGCCTTCGCGGCGAGCGACCCGGTGACGCCCGCCGAGATCTTCGTGTGCGCAGGCGACGGCCGCGGGGAGCGGCCGCTCACCGATCTCAACCGCGAATGGAAGCGGGAGGTGGCGCTGAGCCGACCCGAGCGCTTCCGCTTCGAGCGCGCCGGCTTCACGGTGGACGGCTTCGTGATGAAGCCCTTCGGCTTCGCGGCGGGCCGACGCTATCCCCTGCTCGTCAACGTGCACGGCGGCCCCCACGCCCAGTACGGGCTGTCCTTCTTCGACGAGTTCCAGGTCCAGGCCGGGGCCGGCTACGCGGTGCTGTTCACGAATCCCCGCGGTAGCCAGGGTTACGGCGAGACCTTCACCGGCGCGGTGGTCGGCGACTGGGGCGGCGGAGACTCGGCCGACGTGCTCGCCGGCCTCGACGCCGCCCTCGCCCGCTACGACTGGATCGACCCGGAGCGGCTCGGCCTGCTCGGCGGCAGCTACGGCGGCTTCATGACGAGCTGGATCGTGGGCCACTGCACGCGCTTCCGGGCCGCGTGCTCCGAGCGGGCGGTGAACGCGCAGACCAGCATGTTCGGCACCAGTGACATCGGCTACGTCTTCAACACCGTCGAGATGGGCGGGATCCGGCCGTGGGACGACATGGCGAAGTACCTCGAGCGCTCGCCGCTCTCCTACGCCCGCGACATCACCACCCCGCTCCTGATCATCCACTCCGAGGACGACCTGCGCTGCCCCATCGAGCAGGCCGAGCAGCTCTACGTGGCGCTCAAGACCCTGCGCCGCGAGGTGGTGTTCGTGCGGTTCCCCGACGAGAACCACGAGCTGTCGCGCTCGGGCCGGCCGCGCCACCGCCTCGAGCGCTTCCGGATCATCCTGGACTGGTTCGCCAAGTACCTGCCGACCACCTAG
- the ahcY gene encoding adenosylhomocysteinase, whose product MSATARTSHSPDHVVTDLKLSDWGRKEIQIAETEMPGLMAIREEYASQQPLRGARIAGSLHMTIQTAVLIETLQALGAEVRWASCNIFSTQDHAAAAIAAVGTAVFARKGESLDEYWDYTHRIFEWPQGGHANMILDDGGDATLLLHLGAVAEKDPAAIAHPDNEEETALFAAIRHQLAKDPTWYSTRIGKIRGVSEETTTGVKRLYQMAKDGRLRFPAINVNDSVTKSKFDNLYGCRESLVDGIKRATDVMVAGKIAVVCGYGDVGKGSAQALRALSAQVWVTEIDPICALQAAMEGYRVVTMDEAADQADIFVTCTGNFHVIGHAHMARMKNNAIVCNIGHFDSEIDIASLKQYRWENIKPQVDHVVFPDGKRIILLAEGRLVNLGCATGHPSYVMSSSFANQVIAQIELYTNPDKYQIGVYVLPKHLDEKVARLQLRKLNAHLTELTDTQARYIGVEKSGPYKPDHYRY is encoded by the coding sequence ATGAGCGCCACTGCCAGGACCAGCCACTCACCGGACCACGTCGTCACCGATCTCAAGCTGTCCGACTGGGGCCGCAAGGAGATCCAGATCGCGGAGACGGAGATGCCCGGTCTCATGGCCATCCGCGAGGAGTACGCGAGCCAGCAGCCCCTGCGGGGGGCCCGCATCGCCGGGTCGCTGCACATGACCATCCAGACCGCGGTGCTGATCGAGACCCTGCAGGCCCTCGGGGCCGAGGTCCGCTGGGCCTCCTGCAACATCTTCTCGACCCAGGACCACGCGGCGGCCGCCATTGCGGCGGTGGGCACCGCGGTGTTCGCGCGCAAGGGCGAGTCGCTCGACGAGTATTGGGACTACACGCACCGCATCTTCGAGTGGCCGCAAGGCGGTCACGCCAACATGATCCTCGACGACGGCGGCGACGCGACGCTGCTGCTGCACCTCGGGGCGGTCGCCGAGAAGGATCCCGCCGCGATCGCCCATCCCGACAACGAAGAGGAGACCGCGCTCTTCGCGGCGATCCGCCACCAGCTGGCCAAGGATCCCACGTGGTACTCGACCCGCATCGGCAAGATCCGCGGGGTGAGCGAGGAGACCACCACCGGGGTCAAGCGGCTCTACCAGATGGCCAAGGACGGCCGGCTGAGATTCCCGGCCATCAACGTCAACGACTCGGTGACCAAGTCCAAGTTCGACAATCTCTACGGCTGCCGCGAGTCGCTGGTCGACGGCATCAAGCGGGCCACCGACGTGATGGTGGCGGGCAAGATCGCGGTGGTGTGCGGCTACGGCGACGTGGGCAAGGGCTCCGCCCAGGCCCTGCGCGCGCTGTCCGCCCAGGTGTGGGTCACCGAGATCGATCCCATCTGCGCCTTGCAGGCGGCCATGGAAGGCTACCGGGTGGTGACCATGGACGAGGCCGCCGACCAGGCCGACATCTTCGTGACCTGCACCGGCAACTTCCACGTCATCGGCCACGCACACATGGCCCGGATGAAGAACAACGCGATCGTGTGCAACATCGGCCACTTCGACAGCGAGATCGACATCGCCTCGCTCAAGCAGTACAGGTGGGAGAACATCAAGCCGCAGGTCGACCACGTCGTCTTCCCCGACGGCAAGCGCATCATCCTGCTCGCGGAGGGACGGCTGGTCAACCTGGGCTGCGCCACCGGGCACCCCAGCTACGTCATGAGCTCGTCGTTCGCCAACCAGGTCATCGCGCAGATCGAGCTGTACACCAACCCTGACAAGTACCAGATCGGCGTCTACGTCCTGCCCAAGCATCTCGACGAGAAGGTGGCGCGGCTGCAGCTCCGAAAGCTGAACGCGCACCTCACCGAGCTGACCGACACGCAGGCCCGCTACATCGGCGTGGAGAAGTCGGGGCCCTACAAGCCGGATCACTACCGATACTAG
- the cysK gene encoding cysteine synthase A, whose translation MKIARDVTALVGNTPLVQIRRLADRAVGLVVAKLEFYNPAHSVKDRIGLSMIDAAERAGRIRPDTIILEPTSGNTGIGLAFVCAARGYRLVLLMPDSMSRERRQLLRAYGAELILTPAAEGMPGAIQRAEEMAAADPRYFIPQQFQNPANPEIHRRTTAEEIWRDTDGRADVLVAGVGTGGTITGVGEVLKARRPSFRCVAVEPDASPVLSGGAKGPHPIQGIGAGFVPDVLNTKIYDEIIRVTNDDAFATARRAAREEGLLVGISSGAALWAAVEVARRPESAGQLIVVIVPSFGERYLSTPLFADLAD comes from the coding sequence GTGAAGATCGCCCGCGACGTCACCGCGCTGGTCGGCAACACGCCGCTGGTGCAGATTCGCCGGCTCGCCGACCGGGCGGTGGGGCTGGTCGTCGCGAAGCTGGAGTTCTACAATCCGGCCCACAGCGTCAAGGACCGGATCGGCCTGTCCATGATCGACGCGGCGGAGCGGGCGGGGCGCATCAGGCCCGACACCATCATCCTCGAGCCGACCTCGGGCAACACCGGCATCGGGCTGGCGTTCGTGTGCGCGGCGCGCGGCTACCGGCTGGTGCTCCTGATGCCGGACAGCATGAGCCGCGAGCGGCGACAGCTCCTGCGGGCCTACGGCGCCGAGCTGATCCTGACCCCGGCCGCCGAGGGCATGCCGGGGGCGATCCAGCGTGCCGAGGAGATGGCGGCGGCCGATCCGCGCTACTTCATCCCTCAGCAGTTCCAGAATCCGGCGAATCCGGAGATCCACCGCCGCACCACCGCGGAGGAGATCTGGCGCGACACCGACGGACGGGCCGACGTGCTGGTGGCCGGGGTGGGCACCGGCGGCACCATCACCGGCGTCGGCGAGGTGCTGAAGGCCCGCCGACCGTCGTTCCGCTGCGTGGCGGTCGAGCCCGACGCCTCCCCGGTGCTGTCGGGCGGCGCGAAGGGCCCGCATCCGATCCAGGGCATCGGCGCGGGCTTCGTGCCCGACGTGCTGAACACGAAGATCTACGACGAGATCATCCGGGTCACCAACGACGACGCGTTCGCCACCGCGCGCCGGGCCGCCCGCGAGGAGGGCCTCCTGGTCGGCATCTCCTCCGGCGCCGCGCTCTGGGCCGCCGTCGAGGTGGCCCGCCGCCCGGAGAGCGCGGGCCAGCTCATCGTGGTGATCGTCCCATCGTTCGGCGAGCGCTATCTCAGCACGCCGCTCTTCGCGGACCTGGCCGACTAG